One window from the genome of Salvia miltiorrhiza cultivar Shanhuang (shh) chromosome 7, IMPLAD_Smil_shh, whole genome shotgun sequence encodes:
- the LOC130991854 gene encoding uncharacterized protein LOC130991854, whose amino-acid sequence MVMEVVHEDMGEGSMQCTNHPYKNSTPGGICAFCLQEKLGKLVSSSFPVAIFPSSSSSSSSRSDFGAAAVGDAALQPRPLAAVSANASENASSGECNYYSRRSRLPFVLTQKKKKKKDGGGVAVGSSDSGSIVFKRSKSTATPRRGMHFLDENFSDDYSPHRRGFWSFLYMSKPSSVKKSEKSLKDLNFTTPTSSSTVGSSSVNGGGGGSGGIRAREKKREDFVVVDENGSPDQAAFDRKVSRSRSVGCGSRSFSGDFFERISTGFGDCTLRRVESQREGKPKVQAGHRNSGINGQDCIKERVRCGGIFGGFMITSSSSSSSSSSYWISSSAEDNGGNSKAILPARQLSHGRSKSWGWALASPMRAFSKPSSVKRDNASKNVTPNLTAIPSLLAVSG is encoded by the coding sequence ATGGTGATGGAGGTGGTGCATGAAGATATGGGGGAAGGCAGCATGCAATGCACGAACCACCCATACAAAAACAGCACTCCAGGTGGGATCTGCGCCTTCTGCCTTCAAGAAAAGCTCGGGAAACTCGTCTCCTCGTCCTTCCCCGTTGCCATCTTCCCTTCCTCctcgtcttcctcctcctctaGATCTGATTtcggcgccgccgccgtcggCGACGCTGCCCTCCAGCCCCGCCCCCTGGCCGCCGTCTCCGCCAACGCGTCTGAGAATGCGAGCAGCGGCGAGTGCAACTATTACTCGAGGAGGTCAAGATTGCCCTTTGTCTTGacgcagaagaagaagaaaaagaaagatggagGAGGAGTGGCGGTGGGGAGCTCGGATTCCGGCAGCATTGTTTTCAAGAGAAGCAAATCCACCGCAACTCCGAGGAGAGGTATGCATTTCTTGGATGAAAATTTCTCTGACGATTATAGCCCTCATAGGAGGGGTTTTTGGTCATTTCTCTACATGTCAAAGCCTTCTAGTGTTAAAAAGAGTGAGAAAAGCTTGAAAGATTTGAACTTTACAACGCCCACATCTAGTAGCACTGTTGGATCATCTTCTGttaatggtggtggtggtgggagTGGTGGGATTAGGGCAAGGGAGAAGAAAAGGGAGGATTTTGTGGTGGTGGATGAGAATGGGAGCCCTGATCAAGCTGCATTTGATAGAAAAGTGTCAAGATCCAGATCTGTTGGCTGTGGGAGCAGGAGTTTTTCCGGTGATTTCTTTGAGAGGATTTCAACCGGCTTTGGCGATTGTACCCTCCGCCGTGTTGAGTCACAGAGGGAAGGGAAGCCCAAGGTACAAGCTGGGCATAGGAACAGTGGGATCAATGGCCAAGATTGCATCAAGGAGAGGGTTAGGTGTGGAGGGATCTTTGGTGGATTCATGATCACCtcatcctcctcctcatcctcgtcTTCCTCGTATTGGATTTCGTCCTCTGCAGAGGATAATGGTGGGAATTCGAAGGCGATTTTGCCGGCAAGGCAGCTCTCCCATGGGAGGAGCAAGAGCTGGGGTTGGGCTCTTGCAAGTCCAATGAGGGCTTTTAGTAAGCCTTCCTCTGTGAAGAGGGATAATGCTAGTAAAAATGTGACTCCTAATTTGACTGCAATTCCTTCTTTACTGGCTGTGAGTGGCTGA
- the LOC130991905 gene encoding phylloplanin-like, producing the protein MALKSLLVLGLLIGCIALPCAQAQLGGLGGLGGLGGLLGPLFSLLRIQGILYCTPNGNAGANATATPVFPNALVQLQCGGNVVSSATTDNSGVFSMLLDPINFLLSTLLSGCKLAVNTPLASCNATLPSLGGLVSDLQFIGSTVAGLLNIGNMGPTGFRFSAN; encoded by the exons ATGGCATTAAAATCTCTTCTTGTGTTAGGGCTCTTGATTGGCTGCATCGCATTGCCATGCGCTCAAGCGCAGCTTGGTGGGCTTGGAGGGCTTGGTGGGCTTGGAGGGCTTCTTGGCCCTCTTTTCAGCCTACTTCGAATCCAAGGCATTCTCTACTGCACTCCTAATGGAAACGCCGGCGCCAACGCCACCGCCACCCCGGTTTTCCCTA ATGCTTTGGTGCAGCTGCAGTGTGGTGGAAACGTGGTGTCTTCTGCTACAACAGATAATTCGGGTGTATTTTCCATGCTGTTGGACCCCATCAACTTTCTCCTCTCGACGCTCCTCTCCGGCTGCAAGCTCGCCGTGAACACGCCCCTCGCCTCGTGCAACGCCACCTTGCCCTCGCTCGGCGGCCTCGTCTCCGACCTGCAGTTCATCGGCAGCACTGTGGCCGGACTCTTGAACATAGGCAATATGGGGCCAACCGGTTTCCGGTTCAGTGCTAATTAA
- the LOC130991918 gene encoding phylloplanin-like, translating to MGFKYLVLISLLVALPFAQPQLLGGILGPLLGLLKIQGILYCTPNGNIGVNGTSTPVFPNALVQLQCGGTVVSTAVTNGSGLFSILLNPVNFLLSTLISGCKLVVNTPLASCNATLPSVGGLVSELQFIGNTLLGFLNIQNLIPSGFRIVN from the exons ATGGGCTTCAAATATCTAGTTTTGATTAGCCTCTTAGTTGCATTGCCATTTGCTCAACCACAATTGCTTGGTGGGATTCTAGGCCCTCTTTTGGGCCTACTTAAAATCCAAGGGATTCTTTATTGCACTCCTAATGGCAACATTGGTGTCAATGGCACTTCCACTCCTGTTTTTCCTA ATGCACTGGTGCAGCTGCAGTGTGGTGGGACTGTAGTATCTACCGCCGTGACAAACGGGTCGGGTCTATTCTCGATACTGCTGAACCCGGTCAATTTTCTTCTGTCGACGCTAATTTCGGGATGCAAGCTTGTCGTGAACACGCCTCTTGCTTCATGTAACGCGACTTTGCCGTCGGTAGGCGGCCTCGTCTCGGAGTTGCAGTTTATAGGAAACACGCTTCTTGGCTTCCTCAACATCCAAAATCTCATTCCGTCGGGATTCCGGATCGTCAATTAG
- the LOC130993079 gene encoding putative late blight resistance protein homolog R1B-8 has product MKAILLGLIRCIIGKECDQHNEKGDGELKDILYRRLYGRRYMIVLDDIWSTRFWDEIRMYFPDNNNRCRIVITTRESNMAKYADSKSLQHQVQLLNKSEGWNLFRRIVFGEEDGPLLAISVIGGLLSKVGRSKDVWENIGNNVRAAIGESDKQFSNILSLSYNHLPLHLKPCFVYMAAFPEDYEIKPSRLICIWIAEGFAKLNEDKSLEEEAEDYLKSLMERNLVSVRSYHWYGKAKRYNMHDLLRDLCMKKVVDEKFLHVKNSPEVTLISNVRRVSFHTKYGVQDDEYASSDMSHARSFLLCIKLDWNLCLMLSTLSLLRVLDLLEMYMKEFPREVLQLVNLRYLAVCCDSLPSNAISRLRNLQTLIAKLHDGSCPADLWEMSELRHLIMLDAYLWIKDDYMKKKLL; this is encoded by the coding sequence ATGAAGGCAATTTTATTAGGCCTTATTCGTTGCATAATTGGAAAAGAATGTGACCAACATAATGAAAAGGGAGATGGCGAGTTAAAAGATATCTTGTATAGGCGGTTGTACGGTAGAAGATACATGATTGTATTAGATGATATTTGGAGCACAAGATTCTGGGATGAGATAAGGATGTACTTCCCAGACAACAACAATAGGTGTCGCATTGTGATCACCACCAGGGAATCCAACATGGCCAAATATGCGGACTCGAAGAGTTTGCAACATCAGGTGCAGTTGCTAAACAAGTCTGAGGGTTGGAATCTATTCCGCCGAATTGTGTTTGGAGAAGAGGATGGGCCTCTTCTTGCCATCAGTGTGATTGGAGGGCTGTTGTCAAAGGTGGGAAGATCAAAAGATGTTTGGGAGAATATTGGGAACAACGTAAGAGCTGCGATTGGTGAATCAGACAAGCAGTTCTCAAATATACTATCCTTAAGTTATAACCATTTGCCGCTTCACTTGAAACCATGTTTCGTCTATATGGCAGCATTCCCTGAAGATTATGAGATTAAGCCCTCAAGACTCATTTGTATATGGATAGCTGAAGGATTTGCGAAATTGAATGAAGATAAAAGTTTGGAAGAAGAGGCAGAGGATTATCTCAAGTCACTTATGGAGAGGAATCTAGTTTCGGTTAGAAGTTATCATTGGTATGGAAAAGCAAAGAGGTACAACATGCATGATCTTTTGAGAGATTTATGCATGAAGAAAGTTGTTGATGAGAAGTTTCTACATGTCAAAAATTCCCCCGAGGTCACATTGATCTCTAACGTACGCCGCGTGAGTTTTCACACAAAATATGGTGTGCAAGATGATGAGTATGCTTCCTCAGATATGTCACATGCTAGATCATTTCTACTCTGTATCAAGTTGGATTGGAATTTATGTCTCATGTTATCCACATTAAGCTTGCTTAGGGTGTTGGATTTATTGGAAATGTATATGAAAGAGTTCCCAAGAGAAGTATTACAACTTGTGAACCTACGCTACTTAGCTGTCTGCTGCGATTCATTACCTAGTAATGCAATATCAAGATTGCGTAATTTGCAAACGTTGATTGCTAAGCTACACGATGGCTCTTGCCCAGCTGACTTGTGGGAGATGTCCGAGTTGAGACATCTCATCATGTTGGATGCATATCTCTGGATAAAAGATGattacatgaaaaaaaaattgttgtga